The Neisseria subflava genomic interval TGGATTCGACGGCGGCTTCGCCCGTGCCTTTAATCGCGCCGAGTGCGTAGCGGATTTTCATGTTCGGATACGGCGTGAAGCGGTAGTCGGATTCGTTGATGTCGGGCGGTAGGAACTCGATGCCGTTGGCGCGGCAGTCGTCGTAGAAATGCTTGAGCTGGTCGGTGTTGTCCAATTCAGACGACATGGTTGCCGCCATAAATTCGGCGGGGTAATGGGCTTTGAGCCATGCGGTCTGGTAGGAAATCAGGGCGTAGGCGGCGGCGTGGGATTTGTTGAAACCGTAGCCGGCGAATTTTTCCATGTAGTTGAAGATTTCGTCGGATTTTTCGCGCGAAATGCCTTGCTTTGCCGCGCCTTCGGCGAAGATTTCACGGTGTTTCACCATTTCTTCGGGCTTTTTCTTACCCATGGCGCGGCGCAGCAAGTCCGCGCCGCCGAGCGAGTAGCCGCCGATAATCTGCGCCGCCTGCATCACTTGTTCCTGATACACCATAATGCCGTAGGTCGGCGCGAGGATGCCTTCGAGCAGCGGGTGGATGTATTGGAATTCCTGACCCTTCATACGCGCGACGAAGTCGGGAATATTGTCCATCGGGCCGGGTCGGTAGAGCGATACGAAGGCGATGAGTTCTTCAAACTTGGTGGTGTGCGCCGTTTTCAGCATTTTTTTCATGCCGGTCGACTCGAACTGGAATACGGCGGTGGTGTTCGCATCGCGGAAGATTTTGTAGGCGGCTTGGTCGTCGAGCGGGATTGTGCCGACATCGACAATATCGCCGGTGGTGTTTTTGATGTTGTTCTGCGCCATTTCGATAATGGTCAGGTTGCGCAGACCCAAAAAGTCGAACTTCACCAAACCCACGTCTTCTACGTCGCCTTTGTCGTACATGGATACGGGCGAGGCGGACTCGTCCGCCTGATACACGGGGCTGTAATCGGAAATCTTGCCCGGCGCAATCAACACGCCGCCTGCGTGCATACCCAGACCGCGCGTCAGGTCTTCCAGCTTTTTCGCCAGCGTAATCAGTTCGTCCGCTTCTTCCGCTTCGATCAATTCCTGAATTTGCGGCTCCGCCTTCATCGCGTCGTCCAAACCCAGAGGTTTGTTGGCTTCCAGCGGAATAAGCTTAGACAGTTTGTCGCACAGGGTAAACGGCAGCTCCAGCACGCGCCCCACGTCGCGAATCACCGCTTTGGACGACATCGTGCCGAAAGTAACAATCTGGCTTACCGCCTCCGCGCCGTATTTTTCGCGCACATATTCAATCACGCGCCCGCGGTTTGCCTGACAGAAGTCCACGTCGAAGTCGGGCATGGAGACGCGTTCAGGGTTCAAGAAACGTTCAAACAGCAACGCGTATTTGAGCGGATCAAGGTCGGTAATCTTCAATGAATACGCCACCAGCGAACCTGCACCCGAACCGCGTCCCGGCCCTACCGGACAGCCATGTGTTTTCGCCCAGTTGATAAAGTCTTGTACGATAAGGAAATAGCCGGGGAATTTCATCTGGATGATGATGTTTAACTCAAAATCCAAACGTTCCTGATATTCCGGCATTTTTGCCGCACGTTCCGCCTCGTCGGGATAAAGCTGAACCATGCGTTCCTGCAAGCCCTCGTTGGAGAGTTTCACCAAATAATCATCCAGCGATAGGCCGTCTGGAGTAGGGAAGAGCGGCAGGAAGTTTTTGCCCAATGTGATGTGCAGATTACAGCGTTTGGCGATTTCTACCGTGTTTTCCAAGGCTTCGGGCAAATCGGCGAAACGTTCTGCCATGGTTTCCGGCGGAATGAAAAATTGGCTCGGCGTGAAATCGCGCGGACGTTTTTTGTCCGTCAGCACCCAGCCGCCAGCGATGCACACACGCGCCTCGTGCGCGTTGAAATCATCGCTGCTCATAAACTGTGTTGGATGCGTTGCCACTACCGGTAAGCCCAATTCCTCCGCCAGCTTCACGCTGCCAGAAACGCAAGCCTCCCATTCTGGGCGTTCGGGCAGGCGTTGCAGCTCTAAATAAAACGCATCGGGAAACCACGCCGCATATTTCAACGCCGCTGCACGCGCCGCGTCTTCATTGCCGTTCAACAGATTCACGCCTACTTCGCCGTAATGCGCGCCACTCAAACAAATCAAGCCGCTGTTGTCGCCGTTTTCCAGCCATTCGGGATTGAGTTCCGCATGATGGATATTGCGGTCTTTGCCGACATAGGCCTCCGTCAAAAGCTCGCTCAAGCGCAGATAGCCCGCGTCGTTGCGGATAATCAGCATGGCACGAAACGGCTTGTCGGGCGCATTCGGATTGCCTATCCACACGTCCGCCGCGCCGATGGGCTTAATTCCTGCACCGCGGCAGGCTTTATAGAATTTCACCAAACCGAATTCGTTCATCAAATCGCTGATGCCCAAAGCAGGCAAACCGTATTCCTGCGCTTTGGCAATCAGTTTTTTAATCCGCACCATACCGTCGGTAATCGAGAATTCGGTATGCAGGCGCAGGGGGATGTAGGTCGGCTCGGTCATGGCAAAATCGGCGTGAACAATAAAAGGCGTATTGTAGCAGGGTTGGCAGCTAAAGGCCGTCTGAAAACCAAATGTAATGGGTTTGGATAAAGCAAATCAAACAGAAGGGGGCTTTCTTTCAGACGGCCATGTTAAAATATCGCCATTATTGAAAAGGATTGAATGATGGAAGCAACCGTCTATCTTGAAGACAACGAATACATCGCTTTATGCGACCTGTTGAAACTGGCCGGCCTTGCCGAAAGCGGGGGACAGGCAAAAGCGTTTATCGTCGAAGGGCTGGTATTGCGCAACGGCGAAACCGAAACCCGTAAGACCGCCAAAATACGCGGCGGCGAAGTGATTGAATTTGACGGCGCACGCTTGGAAATTGCCGATGGATACGACCCTGAAGAATAAAGCCGAAGCCATCTTGGGCGAGTCGCTTTTAGACGAACCTGTCCGTCCCGAATCGTGGGAATGTTGTGGCAGCGAATGCGGCGATGCCTGTATTCAGACAATGTATTGGGCGGAAAAAGCCCGCTATGATGCACAACGGCGGAAATTGAAAGAAGCAGGTTGGGTAGGCGGCGAAGATGAGACAAAGGCCGTCTGAAAACGATTGGCTTGATGTAAATCGTGTTTTAAATAATGCTGCATTATAAAGCCAATGCCGTCTGAAAGTTTCAGACGGCATTGGCTTTTTTAAAGTTTAAATTAAGATTGTGTTACCTCGGAAGCGGTTGCATTTTCAGGTGTGCCAGGTGCAGCATCTGCAGGAGCCTGATAATCTGTATTTTGCGATGAAGAGGGCTCGGCATTGTCATGTTTATGATGCTTATCATGTTTACCAAAGTGTCGTTTGTCTTGATCGTCATCTTGTGCTACTGCCAATACTTTGCCGTTTTGAGCATCAACCAAAGCTTCGTATTCAACGCCGTCTTTCAAGATTTCTACTTTGTAACGGCCGCCCAAATGTTGTTTGTATTTGTAATCGACATCTTTAACGACGCCGCCCACTTCTGCTACCGCTGCTGCGGCTGCTTGCTGGCCGGAAACCTTTGCAAACATACCTTCTTTGAAAGCCATGGTACCTGCCGCACCGGCAACGCCCAAACTTGAAGCAATAATACCGGCGATGATGAGTTTTTTGAAATAAAAGCGTTAATGCGTTTCATGATTTTCTTTCCTACTGTGTTGTTGAACGATGAATGCATTCTATGCCTCAACAATTAGCTGAATATGAGCAAAACGCTAAGATGTGCAATTGGTGGCAATATTAAAATTAACATTTTAATAATAATGGAGATAGAAGCCGCGCTTTCAGACGGTCTTGCTGATATATTGTGATGGTATATTTGGCGGAGATTGTGGTTTGCGTGTGAAAACAAAAAAAGCGTGATGAAAAAAAGGGCATGTGTGAGACATGCCCCGAATTAAATGGTAAACGCGATGTTGAGAAACCAAATGACGGAATAAGATTTGCGGTTGGTCAACTTATCTTATTCCGCCTTGTTTTACAATCATTCAGGCGATGCTTCGCCTGAATGATTTTCGATTTCTTCGCGATGCGCGTCAAACCATGAGCCGACCACTTGATTGACTTCGTCCATACCTTGCTTTTTCAGGCTGGA includes:
- a CDS encoding RNA-binding S4 domain-containing protein encodes the protein MEATVYLEDNEYIALCDLLKLAGLAESGGQAKAFIVEGLVLRNGETETRKTAKIRGGEVIEFDGARLEIADGYDPEE
- a CDS encoding PepSY domain-containing protein, with protein sequence MAFKEGMFAKVSGQQAAAAAVAEVGGVVKDVDYKYKQHLGGRYKVEILKDGVEYEALVDAQNGKVLAVAQDDDQDKRHFGKHDKHHKHDNAEPSSSQNTDYQAPADAAPGTPENATASEVTQS
- the dnaE gene encoding DNA polymerase III subunit alpha; amino-acid sequence: MTEPTYIPLRLHTEFSITDGMVRIKKLIAKAQEYGLPALGISDLMNEFGLVKFYKACRGAGIKPIGAADVWIGNPNAPDKPFRAMLIIRNDAGYLRLSELLTEAYVGKDRNIHHAELNPEWLENGDNSGLICLSGAHYGEVGVNLLNGNEDAARAAALKYAAWFPDAFYLELQRLPERPEWEACVSGSVKLAEELGLPVVATHPTQFMSSDDFNAHEARVCIAGGWVLTDKKRPRDFTPSQFFIPPETMAERFADLPEALENTVEIAKRCNLHITLGKNFLPLFPTPDGLSLDDYLVKLSNEGLQERMVQLYPDEAERAAKMPEYQERLDFELNIIIQMKFPGYFLIVQDFINWAKTHGCPVGPGRGSGAGSLVAYSLKITDLDPLKYALLFERFLNPERVSMPDFDVDFCQANRGRVIEYVREKYGAEAVSQIVTFGTMSSKAVIRDVGRVLELPFTLCDKLSKLIPLEANKPLGLDDAMKAEPQIQELIEAEEADELITLAKKLEDLTRGLGMHAGGVLIAPGKISDYSPVYQADESASPVSMYDKGDVEDVGLVKFDFLGLRNLTIIEMAQNNIKNTTGDIVDVGTIPLDDQAAYKIFRDANTTAVFQFESTGMKKMLKTAHTTKFEELIAFVSLYRPGPMDNIPDFVARMKGQEFQYIHPLLEGILAPTYGIMVYQEQVMQAAQIIGGYSLGGADLLRRAMGKKKPEEMVKHREIFAEGAAKQGISREKSDEIFNYMEKFAGYGFNKSHAAAYALISYQTAWLKAHYPAEFMAATMSSELDNTDQLKHFYDDCRANGIEFLPPDINESDYRFTPYPNMKIRYALGAIKGTGEAAVESIIAARQSGGKFTGLLDFCERVGKEHMNRRTLEALIRGGAFDSIEPNRAMLLANIDLAMNNADQKAANANQGGLFDMMEDAIEPVQLVDAPMWSESEKLAEEKTVIGFYLSGHPFGPYAQEVRQIAPTKLGRLKPQDSVRLAGFVTAVRTMMGKRGKIAFVSLEDLSGLVEIMVSGHTLENCADYLKSDQVLIIESKVSRDDYGGGDGLRIMANQVMTLQMARERYARSLSLALAPGHDIARLAAILTAHRLPDTSHIPLQLSYSNGKASGKLKIAPKWMVTPSTALFDELETLLGSRAVRVNW